Proteins co-encoded in one Malus sylvestris chromosome 7, drMalSylv7.2, whole genome shotgun sequence genomic window:
- the LOC126629127 gene encoding protein RNA-directed DNA methylation 3-like isoform X12 yields the protein MASKGKGIAAGGGFSGGKRKHDDDKSGGGRKRSNPGVLRFFEDAAAESDDEIDSDFDDDFMDEEFETEPVAQNDPGKAHNLPFVPKEEDLDGEEFEKMMEERYRSGSSYATYAEDNFENKRSIDGNVLPSVKDPVIWKVKCMVGRERHSAFCMMQKFVDFRSLGTKLQIVSAFAVEHIKGFVFIEADKQSDINEACKGICSIYPSRVMPVPNNEVSHLLSPRTKSNGITAGMWARVKNGNYKGDLAQVVFVNDLRKRATLKLIPRIDLQAMAAKFGGGGTRKKRPAPAPRLISSNELEEFRPLIQYRTDRESGMKFEFLDGLMFKDGYLYKKVSIDSLSFWGVMPSEEELLKFKPSENTKNEDEDWLTELYGTTEKKRRTIKIEEGGGKGEGSSGSMGKGEGSSGSMGKGEGSSGSMGKGEGSSGPMGKGEGSSQSMGKGEGSSGSKGKGEGSSGSMGKGEDSSTSMGKGGGSSGSGGSGFELYDLVCFGRKDFGLVIGMEKDDSYKILKEGVEGPIVLMVQKRELKNVLSDMKFTALDRHMKAICVSDTVKVSEGLLEGRQGIVKQIYRGTIFLYDENQSENGGYFCSKSQMCEKVKLYIDSSKEMDGDSGALGFGDFMSSPKSPLSPKKPWQERDSNFNQGDKDGMFSIGQTVRIRVGPLKGYLCRILAIRRADITVKLDSQQKVLTVTKEHISEVRGKSSSVLISEDPESSLKPFDLLGTEGGSNDWTNGAGVSAGGDGWNAGGASAGGGGWNAGGASGDSNSWASANPINDVKKDDDTSWGSKAAPSTASSWGAAAGAPADNNNQGAGWGKSDAWGKSSAKTEGDSSAPDNNDQGAGWGKRDTWGKSSAKTGADSSAPADNNDQGTGWGKSDSWGKSSSKTGGDSSAPHNNDQGAGSGRSGSWGQKAEPAGTSKLDSWGKGKNVVEAGSWGKNSDAPSGDISSPGWGQQKSWDKGNAVSSDGPAWGKPQNKATGNWSSKDESSAGDAGWKSSVPAENVQTGSWGKAGGGSTESKQDGSSSWGKPAGDSWGKQTGGSSWGKQADVTAGGVGNNGGKWGKGSVTNEEQSGGGGDQVSKWGQKGTWNSGSSETGGNQESSWGKKSDGNIGSTSSGGNQNSTWGKTINLNSGSGDTGGNLDSSWGKKSTWNSQSSENSGNQDSSWGKKSDWKSGSDDTGGNHDSTWGKKSSWNSGSGDADQKSSWGSKSSWNSTDGGNGDQPEDSSGGRGGRGFGDGGRRGGFGGRGGGGGSGACFKCGESGHMSRECPQGGGGGKGGACFKCGEAGHMSRECPQGGGGGGGGACFKCGESGHMARDCSQGGGGYGGGNRSGGGGGGACYKCGESGHMARDCSQGGGSYGGGSRSGGGGGSGACFKCGESGHMARECPQGGGGGSSGACYKCGESGHMARDCSQGGGGYGGGGRSGGGGGGASGGCYKCGQSGHFARECPNSG from the exons ATGGCGTCGAAGGGAAAGGGGATCGCCGCCGGAGGTGGATTCTCCGGCGGGAAGCGCAAGCACGACGACGACAAGTCCGGTGGTGGCCGGAAGAGGAGCAACCCCGGCGTCCTCAGATTCTTCGAAGACGCCGCtgccgaatccgacgacgaaaTCGACAGTGATTTCGATGACG ATTTTATGGACGAAGAATTTGAAACAGAACCTGTAGCCCAGAATGACCCAGGGAAAGCACATAACCTTCCATTCGTTCCTAAAGAGGAGGATCTGGATGGTGAAGAATTTGAAAAAATGATGGAAGAACGATACAGGAGTGGTTCTAGCTATGCAACCTATGCTGAAGATAATTTTGAGAACAAAAGGTCGATTGATGGAAATGTTCTGCCTTCTGTTAAGGATCCAGTCATCTGGAAAGTGAAATGCATG GTTGGACGTGAGAGGCATTCAGCTTTCTGTATGATGCAAAAGTTTGTTGACTTCCGATCACTAGGTACCAAACTACAGATTGTTTCTGCATTTGCTGTTGAGCACATCAAGGGTTTTGTTTTCATTGAAGCTGACAAGCAGTCTGATATTAATGAG GCATGTAAAGGAATTTGTAGTATATACCCTTCCCGAGTAATGCCAGTTCCAAATAACGAAGTTTCTCATTTGCTGTCTCCTCGGACTAAATCCAATGGAATTACTGCTGGCATGTGGGCCCGTGTGAAGAATGGGAACTACAAGGGTGATTTGGCACAG GTTGTGTTTGTGAACGATTTACGAAAAAGAGCGACCTTAAAGCTGATCCCCAGAATTGATCTTCAAGCAATGGCTGCAAAATTT GGTGGAGGAGGTACTAGAAAGAAAAGGCCTGCTCCTGCCCCGAGATTGATCAGCTCAAACGAACTCGA GGAGTTCCGCCCTCTCATTCAGTACAGGACTGATCGTGAAAGTGGCATGAAGTTTGAGTTTCTTGATGGTCTGATGTTCAAGGATGGATATTTGTACAAAAAAGTATCAATAGATTCATTAAGCTTCTGGGGTGTTATGCCATCAGAAGAGGAACTACTGAAATTCAAACCTTCTGAGAACACCAAAAATGAGGATGAGGACTGGCTTACTGAACTTTATGGTAcaacagaaaagaaaaggcgGACCATCAAAATTGAAGAAGGTGGTGGTAAAGGAGAGGGTTCATCAGGTTCTATGGGGAAAGGAGAGGGTTCATCAGGGTCTATGGGGAAAGGAGAGGGCTCATCAGGGTCTATGGGGAAAGGAGAGGGTTCATCAGGACCTATGGGGAAAGGAGAGGGCTCATCGCAGTCTATGGGGAAAGGAGAGGGTTCATCTGGGTCCAAGGGGAAAGGAGAAGGTTCATCAGGTTCTATGGGGAAGGGAGAGGACTCATCAACGTCTATGGGGAAAGGCGGGGGTTCTTCAGGTTCTGGTGGGAGTGGTTTTGAACTGTATGATCTTGTTTGTTTTGG CCGGAAAGATTTTGGTCTTGTAATAGGCATGGAGAAAGATGATAGTTACAAG ATTCTGAAAGAGGGAGTGGAAGGACCTATTGTGCTGATGGTTCAGAAACGTGAGTTAAAGAATGTTCTTTCTGATATGAAATTTACGGCTTTAGATCGGCACATGAAGGCCATATGCGTTAGTGATACTGTCAAAGTGTCGGAAGGACTGTTGGAG GGTAGGCAGGGTATTGTTAAGCAAATATATAGAGGCACCATATTCTTGTATGATGAGAACCAGTCAGAAAATGGTGGTTATTTTTGCTCAAAATCCCAAATGTGTGAGAAAGTTAAGCTTTACATTGATTCTAGCAAAGAAATG GATGGGGACTCAGGTGCTCTGGGTTTTGGAGATTTCATGTCGTCTCCTAAATCCCCGCTATCGCCAAAAAAGCCATGGCAAGAAAGGGATAGTAACT TCAATCAGGGTGATAAAGATGGAATGTTCTCAATTGGTCAAACTGTAAGAATCCGTGTGGGTCCGTTGAAGGGATACCTCTGTCGAATCTTGGCTATACGTCGTGCTGATATTACTGTTAAGCTTGATTCTCAGCAAAAGGTTCTCACAG TTACAAAAGAGCATATTTCTGAAGTTCGTGGAAAGAGTTCTAGTGTGCTGATTAG TGAGGATCCGGAGTCCAGTTTAAAACCATTTGATTTGCTCGGAACGGAAGGAGGGTCCAATG ACTGGACAAATGGAGCTGGGGTATCTGCTGGGGGTGATGGGTGGAATGCTGGAGGGGCATCAGCCGGGGGTGGTGGGTGGAATGCTGGAGGGGCATCTGGTGATAG TAATTCTTGGGCTAGTGCAAATCCTATTAATGATGTGAAAAAAG ATGATGATACTTCTTGGGGGAGCAAAGCAGCTCCAAGTACAGCTTCGTCCTGGGGTGCAGCAGCAGGAGCACCTGCAGATAACAACAATCAAGGTGCTGGCTGGGGAAAAAGTGATGCTTGGGGAAAATCAAGTGCCAAAACTGAAGGTGACAGTAGTGCACCAGATAACAATGATCAAGGTGCTGGCTGGGGAAAAAGAGACACTTGGGGAAAATCAAGTGCTAAAACTGGGGCTGACAGCAGCGCACCAGCAGATAATAATGATCAAGGCACTGGCTGGGGAAAAAGCGACTCATGGGGGAAATCAAGTTCTAAAACTGGGGGTGACAGCAGTGCCCCACATAACAATGATCAGGGTGCTGGCTCGGGAAGAAGTGGCTCTTGGGGGCAGAAGGCTGAACCTGCTGGGACGAGTAAACTGGATTCATGGGGCAAGGGTAAAAATGTTGTTGAAGCAGGATCATGGGGAAAGAATTCTGATGCACCATCTGGGGATATTTCAAGTCCTGGGTGGGGTCAACAGAAATCTTGGGACAAAGGAAATGCAGTCAGTAGTGATGGGCCTGCTTGGGGTAAGCCTCAGAATAAAGCCACAGGGAACTGGAGCAGTAAAGATGAATCAAGTGCTGGCGATGCAGGGTGGAAAAGTTCAGTACCAGCTGAAAATGTTCAGACTGGAAGCTGGGGTAAGGCAGGTGGCGGTTCAACCGAGAGTAAACAAGATGGCAGTTCTTCTTGGGGTAAGCCAGCTGGAGATTCATGGGGTAAACAAACTGGAGGCTCTTCATGGGGTAAACAAGCTGATGTAACCGCTGGCGGAGTGGGGAACAACGGAGGCAAGTGGGGCAAAGGATCTGTCACCAATGAAGAACAAAGTGGTGGAGGGGGAGATCAGGTTTCTAAATGGGGCCAAAAAGGCACTTGGAACTCAGGATCTAGTGAGACTGGTGGCAATCAAGAATCTAGTTGGGGTAAGAAAAGCGATGGGAACATCGGATCTACTTCCTCAGGTGGGAACCAAAATTCTACTTGGGGCAAGACAATCAATTTGAACTCTGGATCTGGTGACACTGGTGGAAATCTTGATTCTAGTTGGGGGAAGAAGAGTACTTGGAATTCTCAATCTAGTGAGAATAGTGGCAATCAAGATTCTAGTTGGGGGAAGAAAAGTGATTGGAAATCTGGATCTGATGACACCGGTGGGAACCATGATTCAACTTGGGGCAAAAAAAGTAGTTGGAACTCAGGATCTGGTGATGCAGATCAGAAATCTAGTTGGGGCAGTAAAAGCAGTTGGAATTCAACAGATGGTGGGAATGGAGACCAACCTGAGGATTCAAGTGGTGGGAGAGGTGGACGGGGTTTTGGAGATGGTGGGCGTAGAGGGGGTTTTGGGGGAAGAGGTGGAGGCGGGGGCAGTGGTGCTTGCTTCAAATGTGGTGAGTCCGGGCACATGTCGAGGGAGTGTCCCCAGGGCGGTGGAGGTGGTAAAG GTGGTGCTTGCTTCAAATGTGGTGAGGCAGGGCACATGTCGAGGGAGTGCCCCCAGGGCGGTGGAGGTGGTGGAGGTGGTGCTTGCTTCAAGTGCGGTGAGTCCGGGCACATGGCAAGGGACTGCTCCCAAGGCGGTGGGGGCTATGGTGGTGGCAACCGCAGcggtggtggaggtggtggtgctTGCTACAAGTGTGGTGAGTCGGGGCACATGGCGAGGGACTGCTCCCAGGGCGGTGGAAGCTATGGTGGTGGCAGCCGTAGCGGTGGAGGTGGCGGCAGTGGTGCTTGCTTCAAGTGTGGTGAGTCAGGGCACATGGCGAGGGAGTGCCCCCAGGGCGGTGGAGGTGGTAGCAGTGGTGCTTGCTACAAATGTGGTGAGTCTGGGCACATGGCGAGGGATTGCTCCCAGGGCGGTGGAGGCTATGGTGGTGGTGGCCGTAGCGGTGGTGGAGGCGGTGGTGCTTCCGGTGGCTGCTACAAGTGCGGACAGTCCGGCCATTTCGCAAGGGAGTGCCCCAACAGTGGTTAA
- the LOC126629127 gene encoding protein RNA-directed DNA methylation 3-like isoform X8 translates to MASKGKGIAAGGGFSGGKRKHDDDKSGGGRKRSNPGVLRFFEDAAAESDDEIDSDFDDDFMDEEFETEPVAQNDPGKAHNLPFVPKEEDLDGEEFEKMMEERYRSGSSYATYAEDNFENKRSIDGNVLPSVKDPVIWKVKCMVGRERHSAFCMMQKFVDFRSLGTKLQIVSAFAVEHIKGFVFIEADKQSDINEACKGICSIYPSRVMPVPNNEVSHLLSPRTKSNGITAGMWARVKNGNYKGDLAQVVFVNDLRKRATLKLIPRIDLQAMAAKFGGGGTRKKRPAPAPRLISSNELEEFRPLIQYRTDRESGMKFEFLDGLMFKDGYLYKKVSIDSLSFWGVMPSEEELLKFKPSENTKNEDEDWLTELYGTTEKKRRTIKIEEGGGKGEGSSGSMGKGEGSSGSMGKGEGSSGSMGKGEGSSGPMGKGEGSSQSMGKGEGSSGSKGKGEGSSGSMGKGEDSSTSMGKGGGSSGSGGSGFELYDLVCFGRKDFGLVIGMEKDDSYKILKEGVEGPIVLMVQKRELKNVLSDMKFTALDRHMKAICVSDTVKVSEGLLEGRQGIVKQIYRGTIFLYDENQSENGGYFCSKSQMCEKVKLYIDSSKEMDGDSGALGFGDFMSSPKSPLSPKKPWQERDSNFNQGDKDGMFSIGQTVRIRVGPLKGYLCRILAIRRADITVKLDSQQKVLTVTKEHISEVRGKSSSVLISEDPESSLKPFDLLGTEGGSNDWTNGAGVSAGGDGWNAGGASAGGGGWNAGGASGDSNSWASANPINDVKKDDDTSWGSKAAPSTASSWGAAAGAPADNNNQGAGWGKSDAWGKSSAKTEGDSSAPDNNDQGAGWGKRDTWGKSSAKTGADSSAPADNNDQGTGWGKSDSWGKSSSKTGGDSSAPHNNDQGAGSGRSGSWGQKAEPAGTSKLDSWGKGKNVVEAGSWGKNSDAPSGDISSPGWGQQKSWDKGNAVSSDGPAWGKPQNKATGNWSSKDESSAGDAGWKSSVPAENVQTGSWGKAGGGSTESKQDGSSSWGKPAGDSWGKQTGGSSWGKQADVTAGGVGNNGGKWGKGSVTNEEQSGGGGDQVSKWGQKGTWNSGSSETGGNQESSWGKKSDGNIGSTSSGGNQNSTWGKTINLNSGSGDTGGNLDSSWGKKSTWNSQSSENSGNQDSSWGKKSDWKSGSDDTGGNHDSTWGKKSSWNSGSGDADQKSSWGSKSSWNSTDGGNGDQPEDSSGGRGGRGFGDGGRRGGFGGRGGGGGSGACFKCGESGHMSRECPQGGGGGKGGACFKCGESGHMSRECPQGGGGGKGGACFKCGEAGHMSRECPQGGGGGGGGACFKCGESGHMARDCSQGGGGYGGGNRSGGGGGGACYKCGESGHMARDCSQGGGSYGGGSRSGGGGGSGACFKCGESGHMARECPQGGGGGSSGACYKCGESGHMARDCSQGGGGYGGGGRSGGGGGGASGGCYKCGQSGHFARECPNSG, encoded by the exons ATGGCGTCGAAGGGAAAGGGGATCGCCGCCGGAGGTGGATTCTCCGGCGGGAAGCGCAAGCACGACGACGACAAGTCCGGTGGTGGCCGGAAGAGGAGCAACCCCGGCGTCCTCAGATTCTTCGAAGACGCCGCtgccgaatccgacgacgaaaTCGACAGTGATTTCGATGACG ATTTTATGGACGAAGAATTTGAAACAGAACCTGTAGCCCAGAATGACCCAGGGAAAGCACATAACCTTCCATTCGTTCCTAAAGAGGAGGATCTGGATGGTGAAGAATTTGAAAAAATGATGGAAGAACGATACAGGAGTGGTTCTAGCTATGCAACCTATGCTGAAGATAATTTTGAGAACAAAAGGTCGATTGATGGAAATGTTCTGCCTTCTGTTAAGGATCCAGTCATCTGGAAAGTGAAATGCATG GTTGGACGTGAGAGGCATTCAGCTTTCTGTATGATGCAAAAGTTTGTTGACTTCCGATCACTAGGTACCAAACTACAGATTGTTTCTGCATTTGCTGTTGAGCACATCAAGGGTTTTGTTTTCATTGAAGCTGACAAGCAGTCTGATATTAATGAG GCATGTAAAGGAATTTGTAGTATATACCCTTCCCGAGTAATGCCAGTTCCAAATAACGAAGTTTCTCATTTGCTGTCTCCTCGGACTAAATCCAATGGAATTACTGCTGGCATGTGGGCCCGTGTGAAGAATGGGAACTACAAGGGTGATTTGGCACAG GTTGTGTTTGTGAACGATTTACGAAAAAGAGCGACCTTAAAGCTGATCCCCAGAATTGATCTTCAAGCAATGGCTGCAAAATTT GGTGGAGGAGGTACTAGAAAGAAAAGGCCTGCTCCTGCCCCGAGATTGATCAGCTCAAACGAACTCGA GGAGTTCCGCCCTCTCATTCAGTACAGGACTGATCGTGAAAGTGGCATGAAGTTTGAGTTTCTTGATGGTCTGATGTTCAAGGATGGATATTTGTACAAAAAAGTATCAATAGATTCATTAAGCTTCTGGGGTGTTATGCCATCAGAAGAGGAACTACTGAAATTCAAACCTTCTGAGAACACCAAAAATGAGGATGAGGACTGGCTTACTGAACTTTATGGTAcaacagaaaagaaaaggcgGACCATCAAAATTGAAGAAGGTGGTGGTAAAGGAGAGGGTTCATCAGGTTCTATGGGGAAAGGAGAGGGTTCATCAGGGTCTATGGGGAAAGGAGAGGGCTCATCAGGGTCTATGGGGAAAGGAGAGGGTTCATCAGGACCTATGGGGAAAGGAGAGGGCTCATCGCAGTCTATGGGGAAAGGAGAGGGTTCATCTGGGTCCAAGGGGAAAGGAGAAGGTTCATCAGGTTCTATGGGGAAGGGAGAGGACTCATCAACGTCTATGGGGAAAGGCGGGGGTTCTTCAGGTTCTGGTGGGAGTGGTTTTGAACTGTATGATCTTGTTTGTTTTGG CCGGAAAGATTTTGGTCTTGTAATAGGCATGGAGAAAGATGATAGTTACAAG ATTCTGAAAGAGGGAGTGGAAGGACCTATTGTGCTGATGGTTCAGAAACGTGAGTTAAAGAATGTTCTTTCTGATATGAAATTTACGGCTTTAGATCGGCACATGAAGGCCATATGCGTTAGTGATACTGTCAAAGTGTCGGAAGGACTGTTGGAG GGTAGGCAGGGTATTGTTAAGCAAATATATAGAGGCACCATATTCTTGTATGATGAGAACCAGTCAGAAAATGGTGGTTATTTTTGCTCAAAATCCCAAATGTGTGAGAAAGTTAAGCTTTACATTGATTCTAGCAAAGAAATG GATGGGGACTCAGGTGCTCTGGGTTTTGGAGATTTCATGTCGTCTCCTAAATCCCCGCTATCGCCAAAAAAGCCATGGCAAGAAAGGGATAGTAACT TCAATCAGGGTGATAAAGATGGAATGTTCTCAATTGGTCAAACTGTAAGAATCCGTGTGGGTCCGTTGAAGGGATACCTCTGTCGAATCTTGGCTATACGTCGTGCTGATATTACTGTTAAGCTTGATTCTCAGCAAAAGGTTCTCACAG TTACAAAAGAGCATATTTCTGAAGTTCGTGGAAAGAGTTCTAGTGTGCTGATTAG TGAGGATCCGGAGTCCAGTTTAAAACCATTTGATTTGCTCGGAACGGAAGGAGGGTCCAATG ACTGGACAAATGGAGCTGGGGTATCTGCTGGGGGTGATGGGTGGAATGCTGGAGGGGCATCAGCCGGGGGTGGTGGGTGGAATGCTGGAGGGGCATCTGGTGATAG TAATTCTTGGGCTAGTGCAAATCCTATTAATGATGTGAAAAAAG ATGATGATACTTCTTGGGGGAGCAAAGCAGCTCCAAGTACAGCTTCGTCCTGGGGTGCAGCAGCAGGAGCACCTGCAGATAACAACAATCAAGGTGCTGGCTGGGGAAAAAGTGATGCTTGGGGAAAATCAAGTGCCAAAACTGAAGGTGACAGTAGTGCACCAGATAACAATGATCAAGGTGCTGGCTGGGGAAAAAGAGACACTTGGGGAAAATCAAGTGCTAAAACTGGGGCTGACAGCAGCGCACCAGCAGATAATAATGATCAAGGCACTGGCTGGGGAAAAAGCGACTCATGGGGGAAATCAAGTTCTAAAACTGGGGGTGACAGCAGTGCCCCACATAACAATGATCAGGGTGCTGGCTCGGGAAGAAGTGGCTCTTGGGGGCAGAAGGCTGAACCTGCTGGGACGAGTAAACTGGATTCATGGGGCAAGGGTAAAAATGTTGTTGAAGCAGGATCATGGGGAAAGAATTCTGATGCACCATCTGGGGATATTTCAAGTCCTGGGTGGGGTCAACAGAAATCTTGGGACAAAGGAAATGCAGTCAGTAGTGATGGGCCTGCTTGGGGTAAGCCTCAGAATAAAGCCACAGGGAACTGGAGCAGTAAAGATGAATCAAGTGCTGGCGATGCAGGGTGGAAAAGTTCAGTACCAGCTGAAAATGTTCAGACTGGAAGCTGGGGTAAGGCAGGTGGCGGTTCAACCGAGAGTAAACAAGATGGCAGTTCTTCTTGGGGTAAGCCAGCTGGAGATTCATGGGGTAAACAAACTGGAGGCTCTTCATGGGGTAAACAAGCTGATGTAACCGCTGGCGGAGTGGGGAACAACGGAGGCAAGTGGGGCAAAGGATCTGTCACCAATGAAGAACAAAGTGGTGGAGGGGGAGATCAGGTTTCTAAATGGGGCCAAAAAGGCACTTGGAACTCAGGATCTAGTGAGACTGGTGGCAATCAAGAATCTAGTTGGGGTAAGAAAAGCGATGGGAACATCGGATCTACTTCCTCAGGTGGGAACCAAAATTCTACTTGGGGCAAGACAATCAATTTGAACTCTGGATCTGGTGACACTGGTGGAAATCTTGATTCTAGTTGGGGGAAGAAGAGTACTTGGAATTCTCAATCTAGTGAGAATAGTGGCAATCAAGATTCTAGTTGGGGGAAGAAAAGTGATTGGAAATCTGGATCTGATGACACCGGTGGGAACCATGATTCAACTTGGGGCAAAAAAAGTAGTTGGAACTCAGGATCTGGTGATGCAGATCAGAAATCTAGTTGGGGCAGTAAAAGCAGTTGGAATTCAACAGATGGTGGGAATGGAGACCAACCTGAGGATTCAAGTGGTGGGAGAGGTGGACGGGGTTTTGGAGATGGTGGGCGTAGAGGGGGTTTTGGGGGAAGAGGTGGAGGCGGGGGCAGTGGTGCTTGCTTCAAATGTGGTGAGTCCGGGCACATGTCGAGGGAGTGTCCCCAGGGCGGTGGAGGTGGTAAAG GTGGTGCTTGCTTCAAGTGTGGTGAGTCCGGGCACATGTCAAGGGAGTGCCCCCAGGGTGGTGGAGGCGGTAAAGGTGGTGCTTGCTTCAAATGTGGTGAGGCAGGGCACATGTCGAGGGAGTGCCCCCAGGGCGGTGGAGGTGGTGGAGGTGGTGCTTGCTTCAAGTGCGGTGAGTCCGGGCACATGGCAAGGGACTGCTCCCAAGGCGGTGGGGGCTATGGTGGTGGCAACCGCAGcggtggtggaggtggtggtgctTGCTACAAGTGTGGTGAGTCGGGGCACATGGCGAGGGACTGCTCCCAGGGCGGTGGAAGCTATGGTGGTGGCAGCCGTAGCGGTGGAGGTGGCGGCAGTGGTGCTTGCTTCAAGTGTGGTGAGTCAGGGCACATGGCGAGGGAGTGCCCCCAGGGCGGTGGAGGTGGTAGCAGTGGTGCTTGCTACAAATGTGGTGAGTCTGGGCACATGGCGAGGGATTGCTCCCAGGGCGGTGGAGGCTATGGTGGTGGTGGCCGTAGCGGTGGTGGAGGCGGTGGTGCTTCCGGTGGCTGCTACAAGTGCGGACAGTCCGGCCATTTCGCAAGGGAGTGCCCCAACAGTGGTTAA